A single window of Fervidicoccus fontis Kam940 DNA harbors:
- a CDS encoding formate--phosphoribosylaminoimidazolecarboxamide ligase family protein, translating into MGRISSYEIERIIKNSGKISVSAVASHSALDVFDGAHDEGFKTIAICQKGREKTYERFISVISEVIILEKFSDIVKKEHQKKLQEKNSIFVPNRSFSVYVGYDKIEEEFEIPIFGNRFMLRYEERTGEKNYYKLLDKAGIRRPKTFANPDEIDRPVIVKMLHAVKKVERGFFIAIDREDFYRKFNRLVNDGIVNKEDINHASIEELVIGSHFNVNYFNSIAFNRNEIISIDRRIQTDLDGFLRLPADIQLDLKEFIDVEMIEIGHEPVTIRESMLEKLFEIGDKFVEASREIESPGIIGPYTLQLIVTKNLEPIVFDVATRIGGGTNAYMGIGSQYSKLYFGKPISLGRRISIELKECLTKGCLEEILT; encoded by the coding sequence ATGGGAAGAATTTCGTCTTATGAAATTGAAAGAATAATAAAAAATAGTGGGAAAATAAGCGTATCTGCGGTAGCAAGCCATTCTGCACTGGATGTTTTCGATGGGGCTCACGATGAAGGGTTCAAAACGATTGCTATATGTCAAAAAGGTAGGGAGAAAACATATGAAAGGTTCATCTCCGTAATAAGTGAAGTTATTATATTAGAAAAATTCTCCGACATCGTAAAAAAAGAACACCAAAAGAAGCTTCAAGAAAAAAACTCGATATTTGTGCCGAACAGGAGCTTTTCTGTATATGTGGGGTATGATAAGATAGAAGAAGAATTTGAAATCCCAATTTTCGGTAATAGATTTATGCTCAGGTATGAGGAAAGAACTGGCGAAAAGAACTACTATAAACTTCTAGATAAAGCAGGAATAAGAAGGCCGAAAACTTTCGCCAATCCTGATGAAATTGATAGACCTGTAATTGTAAAAATGCTACATGCGGTTAAGAAGGTAGAAAGGGGATTCTTTATAGCTATTGACAGAGAGGACTTCTACAGAAAATTCAATAGGCTTGTTAACGACGGCATAGTCAATAAAGAGGATATAAACCATGCGTCCATAGAAGAGCTCGTCATTGGGTCACACTTCAATGTAAACTACTTCAATTCTATAGCATTTAATAGGAACGAAATAATCAGCATAGATAGAAGAATACAAACGGATCTAGACGGCTTTCTCAGGCTCCCTGCAGATATACAGCTTGATTTAAAGGAATTTATAGACGTTGAAATGATTGAAATAGGTCACGAACCTGTGACCATAAGAGAAAGCATGCTTGAGAAGCTTTTTGAAATCGGAGATAAATTTGTTGAAGCTTCAAGAGAAATTGAGTCTCCTGGAATAATAGGTCCTTACACATTGCAACTTATAGTTACGAAAAACCTTGAGCCTATAGTATTTGATGTCGCCACAAGAATCGGAGGGGGGACAAATGCATACATGGGAATTGGCAGTCAATATAGTAAGCTTTACTTTGGCAAGCCAATAAGCCTCGGCAGGAGGATCTCGATTGAATTAAAAGAATGCTTAACCAAAGGTTGTCTGGAAGAAATTCTTACTTGA
- a CDS encoding nitroreductase family protein, translated as MVRKISEEVFNAILSRRSIRKYIDKKVPENDVKKIMEAGRRAPTD; from the coding sequence TTGGTTAGGAAGATTTCTGAAGAAGTTTTTAATGCAATTCTTTCTAGAAGGTCGATAAGAAAATACATAGACAAGAAAGTTCCTGAAAATGATGTTAAGAAAATAATGGAAGCAGGAAGGAGAGCACCAACGGATTGA
- a CDS encoding MFS transporter has translation MTAKGSNNSYYSIMIILLIAYALVYFHRTMTGIMKPEVDEFSRYYGINANILLSTMSSAYFYAYATSQLITGPLLDSYGVKRIGATMLAVLSLGTILMLLKNEFGLIVGRTLIGFAAAVAFLSYMRSSSLYFSKSMQAKLTSFAIMIGNFSTIVSTYPLRIFLQRFGYTTTLLILASISSLLSYLVFKKSSDVGSIEKTSKLRERFAEMKKIASEKHIWGVGIAALAGYGTSIAYQATWGQRNLTEMFGFSIGKASIMLMIIAITATIFSPIVGFISDNVIKRRKPILISTPLSSLIGWFLIYISFYLHNSILLYASMISLGLSIALQIVAPVMAREEVQSKYSGTATAMFNVQVFFGIAILQTISGFLSISSMIIVSIGVSLFGILASILFTRETYKPSL, from the coding sequence TTGACTGCAAAGGGGTCGAATAACAGTTATTATTCGATAATGATCATTTTATTGATTGCATATGCCCTAGTATATTTTCACAGGACAATGACTGGTATTATGAAGCCTGAAGTTGATGAATTTTCTCGATATTATGGCATAAATGCCAATATTCTTCTATCTACAATGTCTTCAGCATACTTTTATGCATATGCAACCTCCCAGCTTATAACCGGTCCACTATTAGACTCTTATGGAGTTAAGAGAATAGGTGCCACCATGCTTGCAGTACTTTCATTGGGTACTATCCTTATGCTTTTAAAAAATGAGTTTGGCCTAATTGTAGGAAGGACTTTAATAGGCTTTGCGGCAGCTGTCGCATTTCTTTCTTATATGAGATCATCTTCTCTATATTTTAGCAAATCGATGCAAGCAAAATTAACCTCTTTCGCAATAATGATTGGGAACTTCAGTACAATAGTCTCGACTTATCCATTAAGGATTTTTCTTCAGAGGTTCGGCTACACAACAACACTTTTAATATTGGCCTCTATATCTTCCTTGCTTTCTTACTTAGTTTTTAAAAAATCGAGTGATGTAGGAAGCATAGAAAAAACTTCTAAGCTAAGAGAAAGATTTGCCGAAATGAAGAAAATAGCTTCAGAAAAGCACATATGGGGTGTCGGAATAGCCGCTTTAGCCGGATATGGCACTAGCATCGCATATCAAGCCACATGGGGTCAAAGGAACCTAACTGAAATGTTTGGGTTCAGTATAGGAAAGGCAAGCATTATGCTTATGATAATTGCTATAACGGCTACTATTTTCTCTCCTATAGTAGGCTTTATAAGCGATAATGTTATAAAGAGGAGAAAGCCAATTTTAATCTCCACTCCGCTCTCTTCACTTATTGGATGGTTTTTAATTTATATTTCATTTTACTTACACAATAGTATTTTGCTCTATGCTTCAATGATATCTCTTGGACTTTCAATAGCTTTACAAATAGTAGCTCCTGTTATGGCAAGAGAAGAAGTTCAATCAAAATACTCAGGAACAGCTACAGCAATGTTTAATGTTCAGGTCTTTTTCGGCATTGCTATATTGCAGACCATCTCAGGTTTTTTAAGCATCAGTTCTATGATAATTGTCAGCATAGGAGTTTCATTATTTGGAATTTTAGCATCAATTTTGTTCACGAGAGAAACATATAAACCTAGTCTTTAA
- the purM gene encoding phosphoribosylformylglycinamidine cyclo-ligase gives MRYKDAGVDLQKHNNIHEIAKMHVFKLSNELGSIIGGVGGYSPYMRIFGRELTLHVDGVGTKVQILSKFKKLDVAGWDCIAMNANDMACEGFRTLAFSDYIAMDSADEEGFEEIIKGMIDALRKVKAPLLSGETAIMPGIVSGKDVVCFALGSREIEFKNKAKEGDVVVGVESNGLHSNGYSLVRKVVEEKIGGYDREIEGLDLKVELTKPTFLYYNLIIESIKKDLINSAAHVTGGGWKKLKRVLGEVLDMNLSPPPPPQIFEVLLKYGEIPIEEAYSVFNMGVGLVFTTEKESLEELIELIERHSFRPVILGEVSKGSGLLKIEANKYGKNFVL, from the coding sequence ATGAGATATAAAGATGCAGGAGTAGACCTGCAGAAGCATAACAATATTCACGAGATTGCGAAAATGCATGTTTTTAAGCTCAGCAATGAGCTGGGATCTATCATAGGAGGAGTAGGAGGATATTCACCTTACATGAGAATATTCGGAAGAGAATTAACTCTGCATGTAGACGGTGTTGGGACAAAGGTCCAAATACTGAGTAAGTTTAAAAAGCTCGATGTTGCAGGATGGGACTGCATAGCCATGAATGCAAATGATATGGCTTGCGAAGGTTTTAGGACGTTGGCATTTTCTGACTACATAGCGATGGATAGCGCAGACGAAGAGGGTTTTGAGGAGATAATTAAGGGAATGATAGATGCGTTGAGAAAAGTTAAGGCGCCTCTCCTTTCTGGAGAGACTGCTATAATGCCTGGAATCGTGAGCGGCAAGGATGTTGTATGCTTTGCTTTAGGGTCAAGAGAAATTGAATTCAAAAACAAAGCGAAGGAGGGAGATGTTGTTGTTGGAGTAGAGAGCAACGGATTGCATTCAAATGGCTACAGCTTAGTCAGAAAAGTAGTCGAAGAAAAAATTGGAGGTTATGATAGAGAAATAGAAGGTTTGGACTTAAAAGTTGAGCTCACAAAGCCAACATTTCTGTATTATAACCTCATCATTGAATCCATAAAAAAAGATCTAATTAACAGTGCAGCGCATGTGACTGGAGGGGGATGGAAGAAGCTTAAAAGAGTCTTAGGAGAAGTGTTAGATATGAACCTCTCTCCGCCCCCTCCTCCTCAGATATTTGAGGTTTTACTGAAATACGGGGAAATACCTATTGAAGAAGCATATAGCGTTTTCAATATGGGAGTCGGTTTAGTTTTTACTACTGAGAAAGAAAGCTTAGAAGAATTAATTGAGCTTATAGAAAGACACAGCTTTCGCCCAGTTATTTTGGGCGAGGTTTCCAAAGGCTCAGGACTTTTAAAAATAGAGGCGAATAAATATGGGAAGAATTTCGTCTTATGA
- a CDS encoding formate--phosphoribosylaminoimidazolecarboxamide ligase, protein MSVKSLIEKYDLENLTIATLASHSSLQIVHGAKKEGFKTALITLHDREHFYRNFENLIDHLIVVNSWNEICTEKVEKKLESLNSIFVPHGSLVEYVGIKCAESFKIPYFGTRKMFRIEADQYKKMSLLYQAGIPIPKEYSLEDDIEKPVIVKLPGAKGGKGYFIATSKKDIKEKLSDLKKSGIIDDEKNVIIQEYVIGTPAYFHYFYSPIKNRIEILGADIRYESNIDGLKRLPSEFGITNFIEPSFVVVGNLPMVLRESLLPKVLDYGERFVKASKTEAQPGIIGPFSIETIIRDDLEIIAFEFSGRIVAGTNLYISGSPYSWLYFNEEMSMGRRIAREIKMAKENNSLELVLT, encoded by the coding sequence ATGAGTGTAAAAAGCTTAATCGAAAAATACGACCTTGAAAACCTTACTATTGCTACTTTGGCAAGCCATTCCTCTCTCCAAATAGTCCACGGAGCGAAAAAGGAGGGATTTAAGACAGCGCTTATTACGCTCCATGATAGAGAGCATTTTTATAGAAATTTCGAAAACCTCATTGACCACCTGATTGTTGTGAACAGCTGGAATGAAATTTGTACTGAAAAAGTAGAAAAAAAGCTGGAAAGCTTAAATTCTATTTTTGTCCCTCACGGAAGCCTTGTGGAATATGTTGGAATTAAATGTGCCGAGTCCTTCAAGATTCCTTATTTTGGGACGAGGAAAATGTTTAGAATTGAAGCCGATCAGTACAAGAAGATGTCCCTTTTATATCAAGCAGGCATCCCAATTCCCAAGGAATATTCTCTTGAAGATGATATAGAAAAGCCCGTGATCGTAAAATTGCCAGGAGCCAAAGGCGGAAAAGGTTACTTTATAGCAACATCGAAAAAAGACATAAAAGAAAAATTGAGCGATCTCAAAAAAAGTGGAATAATAGATGATGAGAAAAATGTGATAATTCAAGAATACGTAATAGGAACCCCTGCTTACTTTCATTACTTTTATAGTCCAATAAAGAACAGAATTGAAATACTAGGTGCAGATATAAGATATGAGAGCAATATTGATGGACTGAAGAGGCTACCATCCGAATTTGGTATTACAAACTTTATTGAGCCTTCATTTGTAGTTGTCGGCAATCTGCCAATGGTTCTGAGAGAAAGCTTGCTCCCTAAAGTATTAGATTACGGGGAGAGGTTTGTAAAAGCATCAAAAACTGAAGCGCAACCTGGTATAATTGGACCATTCAGCATAGAAACCATAATAAGGGATGACCTAGAGATTATAGCTTTTGAGTTTTCAGGCAGGATCGTAGCTGGGACTAACTTATATATTAGCGGAAGTCCATATTCATGGCTTTACTTTAATGAAGAAATGAGCATGGGAAGGAGGATTGCTAGAGAAATAAAAATGGCTAAAGAAAATAACAGCTTGGAACTGGTATTAACCTAA
- the purB gene encoding adenylosuccinate lyase yields MNKDVICVFDWRYGSDEMREIFSLKNIVKTYIKVENALMNGLIDAGFAPPACRDSVVKCGGNISPEEVYEKEKVLGHDIASLTYILGEVCGECGKYVHLGATSYDIVDTTWSLLIKQADDVLISKLKKIIEKLIELAKNYANYVEPGRTHGQHADPITFGFKFANYIYELTRSLERIKDAEKRTVKIKMSGAVGTMAAWNGKGLEIEESVSKQLNIEPHLISTQVAPRDGLAEVISSLAILASQLDRFALEVRELSRTEINEMYEYAERIGSSTMPHKRNPVTAERISGLAKIMRAFVISTLENIPLMHERDLTNSSSERVILPHAYLTMDQMMDDMIKLLNTLYINTEAAKKNLEITKGATLSEKLMLLLVERGFARHEAHKKVMQISRALKEGESLIDAALRDEDISKLFTREELERELKPEKYLGNYRELIERTISYAEKRLHEL; encoded by the coding sequence ATGAATAAAGATGTTATTTGCGTATTTGATTGGAGGTACGGATCTGATGAAATGAGAGAGATATTTTCTCTGAAGAATATTGTAAAGACATATATAAAAGTGGAAAATGCTCTTATGAACGGACTTATAGATGCAGGATTTGCCCCTCCAGCTTGCAGAGACTCAGTAGTTAAATGTGGGGGCAATATATCTCCAGAGGAAGTATATGAAAAAGAAAAAGTCCTTGGGCACGATATTGCATCCCTCACATATATACTTGGAGAAGTTTGCGGAGAGTGCGGGAAATACGTTCATTTGGGCGCTACAAGCTACGATATTGTCGATACTACATGGTCCCTACTAATAAAACAAGCTGATGATGTACTGATATCAAAGCTTAAGAAGATCATTGAAAAGCTTATTGAATTGGCAAAGAACTACGCCAACTATGTAGAGCCAGGCAGAACTCATGGGCAACATGCAGATCCTATAACTTTCGGATTCAAATTTGCAAATTACATATATGAGCTGACAAGGAGCCTGGAAAGGATTAAGGATGCGGAAAAAAGGACTGTGAAAATTAAAATGTCAGGTGCAGTTGGAACGATGGCTGCCTGGAATGGAAAAGGGCTGGAAATTGAAGAAAGCGTAAGCAAGCAATTAAACATTGAACCTCATCTAATAAGCACGCAGGTTGCTCCAAGAGATGGATTGGCAGAAGTTATTTCTTCTCTCGCTATTCTCGCCTCCCAACTAGACAGATTTGCCTTAGAAGTGAGGGAGCTTTCAAGAACTGAAATAAATGAAATGTATGAGTACGCTGAGAGAATAGGCAGCAGTACAATGCCTCACAAAAGAAACCCTGTCACTGCAGAAAGAATATCGGGTCTTGCAAAAATAATGAGAGCATTTGTGATTTCCACTCTTGAAAACATCCCTCTGATGCATGAAAGAGATCTAACCAATAGCTCAAGTGAAAGGGTAATTCTTCCTCACGCATACTTAACTATGGACCAAATGATGGATGACATGATTAAGCTTCTAAATACCTTATATATAAATACTGAAGCCGCTAAAAAGAACTTAGAAATTACTAAAGGAGCAACATTGAGCGAAAAACTTATGCTCCTTTTAGTTGAAAGGGGATTTGCAAGGCATGAAGCTCACAAAAAAGTCATGCAGATATCTAGAGCGCTGAAAGAAGGAGAGAGCTTAATAGATGCTGCGCTAAGAGATGAAGATATTTCCAAGTTATTTACTAGAGAAGAGCTGGAAAGAGAGCTGAAGCCCGAAAAATATCTTGGAAACTATAGGGAGCTCATCGAAAGAACCATAAGTTATGCAGAAAAGAGGCTTCATGAGTTATGA
- a CDS encoding MFS transporter — MGEVYKLSNAFSELDRAKLSWGHIKVMIVSGLGFFTDAYDLFVIGIVLMLLSGPYQTSFHLSGHEIGAVGASSLAFAMIGQLLFGKIADKYGRKKIYGIELSILIIGALLSAISWNFESLLISRIFLGIGIGGDYPVSATIMSEYANAKDRGKLVGLVFAMQGFGAITAVVASVILVSYLPAEITWRALLAIGAIPPLSVVYLRRKVPETPRYALLVSNNQEEAKKASKIIIGKEIRFNVGNNGINHLTFREFLEKYWKSLFIASFAWFLMDIAFYGTGIYSSFIVPQMISVDSIHMKILISGIPYFVGAFGYFFAAFLMDSLGRKRIQIQGFIAMAAIYLIVALSLVSNGKDVLGFYVPKYLAFLIYSLSFFFINFGPNETTFVFPTELFPTKYRSTSHGIAAATGKAGAALSTYLFPLALESIGIRGVLFILSGVSMLGAIISIWLKEPAGKSLEEITEEKVAIEVPISVPHPYSN, encoded by the coding sequence ATGGGGGAAGTGTATAAATTGTCAAATGCTTTCAGTGAACTTGATAGGGCAAAGCTGAGCTGGGGACACATAAAGGTAATGATCGTTTCTGGCTTAGGCTTTTTTACAGATGCCTACGACCTTTTTGTAATTGGAATAGTTCTCATGCTTCTATCTGGACCGTATCAAACTTCATTCCACTTATCAGGGCATGAGATCGGGGCTGTTGGTGCATCATCACTTGCTTTTGCAATGATAGGACAACTTCTTTTTGGGAAGATCGCCGATAAATATGGTAGAAAAAAAATATATGGAATTGAGCTTTCTATTTTGATAATTGGAGCGCTACTGAGTGCAATATCATGGAATTTCGAGTCACTTTTAATCTCAAGGATTTTTTTGGGTATAGGAATTGGGGGAGACTACCCAGTAAGTGCAACTATAATGAGCGAATATGCAAATGCCAAAGATAGAGGGAAGCTTGTAGGATTGGTATTCGCCATGCAGGGCTTTGGAGCAATAACAGCTGTGGTAGCTTCTGTAATATTGGTTTCTTATCTTCCTGCTGAAATTACTTGGAGAGCACTCTTAGCTATCGGAGCAATCCCTCCACTCTCGGTCGTCTATCTAAGAAGAAAAGTACCTGAAACTCCGAGGTATGCATTGCTCGTATCAAACAATCAAGAAGAGGCTAAAAAGGCATCCAAAATCATTATAGGGAAAGAGATAAGATTTAATGTAGGTAACAACGGCATAAATCACTTAACGTTCAGAGAGTTTTTGGAAAAATACTGGAAGTCTTTGTTTATAGCTTCTTTTGCTTGGTTTCTAATGGACATAGCTTTCTACGGAACGGGCATTTACTCATCTTTTATCGTCCCCCAAATGATTTCTGTAGACTCAATACATATGAAAATCTTAATATCGGGAATACCATACTTCGTTGGCGCCTTTGGATACTTCTTTGCAGCCTTCCTAATGGATTCACTAGGAAGGAAGAGGATACAAATACAGGGCTTTATAGCAATGGCCGCAATTTATCTAATCGTTGCACTATCTCTTGTTAGTAATGGGAAAGACGTATTGGGATTCTATGTACCTAAATATTTAGCATTTCTGATATACAGTCTTTCATTTTTCTTTATAAACTTCGGACCAAATGAAACAACATTCGTATTTCCAACAGAGCTTTTCCCAACGAAATATAGATCTACATCGCATGGAATTGCTGCAGCTACGGGAAAGGCTGGAGCGGCATTAAGTACATATTTATTCCCATTAGCTTTGGAATCTATAGGTATCAGGGGAGTTTTGTTTATACTGTCAGGAGTGTCAATGCTTGGAGCGATTATATCAATATGGCTAAAAGAACCTGCTGGCAAATCGCTTGAAGAAATTACGGAAGAGAAAGTTGCGATCGAAGTTCCAATTTCTGTTCCTCATCCATATTCTAACTAA
- the purF gene encoding amidophosphoribosyltransferase — translation MCGISAFLDEATFKEAIEEIAMMLYSLQHRGQEAFGISVLSKDRKFLVMRSRHQLFSLFLKSWKKELIEKKVIGGIGHVRYSTTGSYSAPSQPVLLESNDIKFSLAFNGTIANYKELDSKLARRKGEYRISPKIKNNDSITLANVLYSLYIDNEKDIVEALRYLPNYVIGGYSIVVETNEPRIVIAKDPYGFRPLSYSYESGFYAASENPALELIGKKSWKEVLPGEIVSYDGGKLERIYSERKVEPSPCLFEYVYFSRSDSVFNGISIYDARINMGRYLAEYAPVDGDVVIPVPDSGRVIALGYSKASGIPIEEGIVVNKYLGRGFITPPFQRPLVTKIKYNIVEEAVRGKEVVLIDDSIVRGTTMSDLVPKLKLKGAKKVHIRIGSPPYKCPCYMGIDVPTKSEVIAKNDEKVIAKMIGADSLIYNSLDNLIKAVPLRNLCHACFSCKYPFSEKSSCEYIKMLIDRGGRNEI, via the coding sequence ATGTGCGGAATAAGCGCATTTTTAGATGAAGCTACATTTAAAGAAGCGATTGAAGAGATCGCGATGATGCTTTATAGCTTACAGCATAGAGGCCAGGAAGCTTTTGGTATATCAGTTTTAAGCAAAGACAGAAAATTCCTCGTTATGCGATCTAGGCATCAGCTTTTCTCCCTGTTTTTAAAATCGTGGAAAAAGGAGCTGATAGAGAAAAAAGTGATCGGTGGAATAGGCCATGTCAGGTATTCCACCACAGGAAGTTACAGTGCACCAAGCCAACCGGTTTTGCTTGAATCTAACGATATAAAATTTAGCTTAGCTTTCAACGGAACAATTGCAAATTATAAAGAGCTTGATTCAAAGCTAGCAAGAAGAAAAGGTGAATACAGGATCTCCCCTAAAATTAAGAATAACGATTCTATAACTTTAGCCAACGTCCTTTATTCTCTGTACATTGACAATGAAAAAGACATAGTGGAAGCGTTAAGATATCTCCCCAACTATGTAATAGGAGGATACAGTATTGTTGTTGAAACCAACGAGCCTAGAATTGTTATCGCAAAGGATCCTTATGGATTTAGGCCTCTTTCGTACTCTTACGAGTCCGGTTTTTATGCAGCATCAGAGAATCCTGCACTTGAGCTTATAGGAAAGAAGTCTTGGAAGGAAGTTCTTCCTGGGGAAATAGTCTCTTATGATGGAGGAAAACTTGAAAGAATATATAGCGAAAGAAAAGTCGAGCCTTCGCCATGTTTATTTGAATACGTTTACTTTAGCAGATCCGACTCCGTTTTCAATGGAATAAGCATATATGATGCGAGAATTAATATGGGCAGATATCTTGCAGAATATGCTCCTGTAGATGGAGATGTAGTAATACCTGTACCTGATAGCGGCAGAGTGATAGCACTGGGTTATAGCAAAGCATCAGGGATCCCGATAGAAGAAGGCATAGTTGTTAATAAATACCTCGGAAGGGGATTCATCACTCCCCCGTTTCAAAGACCACTCGTTACTAAAATAAAGTACAATATTGTTGAGGAGGCTGTAAGAGGGAAGGAAGTTGTCTTGATAGATGATTCGATAGTAAGGGGCACTACAATGAGCGATCTTGTACCAAAGCTTAAATTAAAAGGCGCAAAAAAAGTGCATATAAGAATAGGCTCACCTCCTTATAAATGCCCATGCTATATGGGGATAGACGTTCCTACAAAGAGTGAAGTAATTGCTAAAAACGACGAAAAAGTGATCGCGAAAATGATTGGTGCCGACTCTCTCATATACAACTCACTAGATAATCTAATAAAAGCTGTACCGCTGAGAAACCTTTGTCATGCATGTTTTTCATGCAAATATCCTTTTTCTGAGAAGAGCTCATGTGAATATATAAAAATGTTGATAGATAGAGGAGGGAGAAATGAGATATAA